In the genome of Limnothrix sp. FACHB-406, one region contains:
- a CDS encoding sulfurtransferase — MLAIALVVLLPTWALPAVANAPKAKIEFVSPQWLSQHLSDTNLRVLDVRNSPLDYIGGHVPGAVHIADLAFRGPDGFLPVQYWDNEKIASLFGKAGVNNRQKVAVYSNGNDVLGATMVAYLLERSGVKDIAIVDGGFAGYQTSGQTVTKEYPRYDRQTFQLKDDPSVRVTLADVRKLIGQPNVVFIDPRPPELFSGEKPLWVRNGHIPGARNIPWPTFTEANNSQEALKNPHKLKSLDEIRQILASRNITPDKQIIVSCSTGREATLQYVVLKHLLGYPNVRIYEGSWTEYSTTDLPVETGPDRA, encoded by the coding sequence ATGTTGGCGATCGCCCTTGTGGTGTTGTTGCCCACTTGGGCCTTACCCGCCGTCGCCAACGCTCCCAAGGCGAAAATTGAATTTGTGTCACCCCAGTGGCTCAGCCAACATTTGAGTGATACCAACTTGCGCGTTTTGGATGTGCGCAACTCGCCCCTGGACTACATCGGGGGCCATGTTCCCGGCGCTGTGCATATTGCAGATTTAGCCTTTCGCGGCCCCGATGGCTTTTTGCCGGTGCAATATTGGGACAACGAAAAAATCGCATCGCTCTTTGGCAAAGCTGGGGTTAACAATCGCCAAAAGGTCGCCGTTTATTCCAACGGCAATGACGTGTTAGGCGCAACCATGGTGGCCTACCTGTTGGAGCGATCGGGAGTCAAAGACATTGCGATCGTGGATGGTGGCTTTGCCGGTTATCAGACCTCGGGTCAAACCGTCACCAAGGAATATCCCCGGTACGATCGGCAAACATTCCAACTCAAAGACGATCCCTCCGTTCGCGTCACCCTGGCCGATGTGCGGAAATTAATTGGCCAGCCCAACGTGGTTTTTATTGACCCTCGCCCTCCGGAATTATTCAGCGGTGAAAAGCCCCTTTGGGTGCGAAACGGTCACATTCCCGGCGCGAGAAATATTCCTTGGCCAACCTTTACCGAAGCCAACAATTCCCAAGAAGCGCTCAAAAATCCCCACAAGCTGAAGTCCTTGGATGAAATTCGGCAGATTCTGGCCAGCCGTAACATCACCCCCGACAAACAAATCATTGTTTCTTGCAGCACTGGACGGGAAGCCACTTTGCAATATGTGGTGCTGAAGCATCTTTTGGGCTATCCCAATGTGCGCATTTATGAAGGGTCTTGGACTGAGTACAGCACCACTGATTTACCGGTGGAAACTGGCCCTGATCGCGCCTAG
- a CDS encoding ABC transporter ATP-binding protein produces the protein MSELLPVTVGRSPDLWESGELPDRSSTVSDIPTPKPPDRLKTSTLRSPPSVAPQSGVGNAAADRETDQTDRTDRPLLTVRGLTHHYSAGRDRVLAFAQINLDLHPRELVCLLGPSGCGKSSLLLAIAGLQRATAGEVRLKGQPIQEPQPSVGMVFQGPALLPWLTVTQNITWGLKLRRMPTIAKAVARSRAAEALASVGLGGVERAYPHQLSGGMAQRVALARALVRQPELLLLDEPFSALDAITRRSMQALLLQAIARYPAAVLMVTHDIDEALALGDRVVLMDRNPGRIRRQWILRSPPTDPNDRALRDPAAQGALRREILEELLTVIDPVVLPSIAGGVQP, from the coding sequence ATGAGTGAGTTGCTGCCGGTGACCGTGGGCCGATCGCCGGATCTGTGGGAGTCCGGGGAGTTACCCGATCGCTCATCCACGGTCTCAGACATCCCTACCCCAAAGCCGCCCGATCGCCTCAAAACCTCAACTCTTCGATCGCCCCCATCAGTCGCACCTCAATCCGGTGTCGGGAACGCTGCGGCCGATCGGGAAACGGATCAAACAGATCGAACGGATCGCCCATTACTGACCGTGCGGGGGCTAACCCATCACTACTCCGCAGGACGCGATCGGGTCTTGGCCTTCGCGCAAATTAACCTCGACCTTCACCCTCGGGAGTTGGTTTGCCTGCTGGGCCCCAGCGGTTGCGGCAAGTCTTCTCTGCTGTTGGCCATCGCCGGTTTGCAACGGGCCACGGCCGGAGAAGTGCGGCTGAAGGGTCAACCTATCCAAGAGCCACAACCCTCGGTGGGGATGGTGTTTCAGGGGCCGGCCTTGCTGCCCTGGTTAACGGTGACCCAAAACATCACCTGGGGATTGAAGTTGCGGCGAATGCCCACCATTGCCAAAGCAGTTGCCCGATCGCGCGCGGCCGAAGCCTTGGCCAGCGTTGGCTTAGGGGGCGTGGAACGGGCCTATCCTCACCAACTCTCGGGCGGGATGGCGCAGCGGGTGGCCCTGGCACGGGCCCTGGTGCGGCAACCGGAACTGCTGCTGTTGGATGAACCGTTCAGCGCCCTGGATGCGATTACGCGCCGATCGATGCAAGCGCTGCTGCTTCAGGCGATCGCCCGCTACCCAGCGGCCGTGCTCATGGTCACCCACGACATTGATGAGGCTTTGGCCCTGGGCGATCGGGTGGTGTTGATGGATCGCAATCCCGGGCGGATTCGTCGCCAGTGGATTTTGCGATCACCCCCCACAGATCCGAACGATCGCGCCCTGCGAGACCCCGCCGCCCAAGGGGCCCTGCGTCGCGAAATTTTAGAGGAGTTGTTGACCGTGATTGACCCCGTTGTTCTGCCCTCGATCGCGGGAGGTGTCCAACCATGA
- a CDS encoding glycosyltransferase, whose translation MTSEQHPRPQTPTTIAVFYPFFAGGGAEAVTLWMLNALQADYDLTLFTLTPIDLNRLNQLYGTQLSDRVKVRYCIPAPFKNLVEFLIANSQFFRKFFCHFCIRFFKKFSRQYNLAVSGYNAIDLGCDGVQYVHWVGVLENRNFYWVSQFSEARMRRNWSIANSRMVATVTQERYGGQPVVVYPPVAVDAPTVAWPDREEAFICSGRLTKAKEPHRVLEILKRVRDQGFPIKLYFTGGGGGVYGQKYRQFLQQKIDENADWVTLYENLSYADYVNVLSRCRYGLHWKKEPFGISIAEMVKVGTIPFVRDRGGGQVEIVGEQNKELMFANDEEAVARIVALLSSSELQNRMRSALEKQAQLFSTEQFSQDIRQAIETYLKQRP comes from the coding sequence GTGACCTCAGAACAACACCCCCGTCCCCAAACCCCAACGACGATCGCGGTTTTTTATCCGTTTTTTGCGGGTGGGGGAGCGGAAGCCGTGACCCTGTGGATGTTGAATGCGTTGCAGGCAGACTATGACCTGACGTTATTTACACTGACCCCGATCGACCTCAATCGGTTAAATCAACTCTATGGAACCCAACTTTCCGATCGGGTCAAGGTGCGCTATTGCATCCCGGCTCCCTTCAAGAATTTGGTGGAATTTCTAATCGCCAATAGTCAATTTTTTCGCAAGTTTTTTTGCCACTTTTGCATCCGATTTTTCAAGAAATTTAGTCGGCAATATAATTTGGCGGTTTCTGGCTATAACGCGATTGATTTGGGTTGTGATGGGGTGCAATATGTCCATTGGGTGGGTGTCTTAGAAAATCGAAATTTCTATTGGGTTTCGCAGTTTTCGGAAGCCAGAATGCGGCGCAATTGGTCGATCGCCAATTCACGGATGGTGGCCACGGTGACCCAAGAGCGTTACGGTGGCCAACCGGTGGTGGTTTATCCGCCCGTGGCCGTGGATGCGCCGACGGTGGCTTGGCCCGATCGCGAGGAAGCTTTTATCTGTAGTGGGCGCTTGACCAAAGCCAAGGAACCGCATCGGGTGCTGGAAATTTTGAAGCGGGTGCGCGATCAGGGTTTTCCGATCAAGCTCTATTTCACGGGCGGCGGTGGCGGGGTTTATGGTCAAAAATATCGGCAGTTTTTACAACAAAAAATTGATGAAAATGCTGATTGGGTGACCCTTTACGAAAACTTGAGCTATGCCGATTATGTGAATGTGCTGTCTCGTTGCCGCTATGGACTCCACTGGAAAAAGGAACCCTTTGGCATCTCGATCGCGGAAATGGTGAAGGTGGGAACTATTCCCTTTGTGCGCGATCGGGGAGGTGGTCAGGTGGAAATTGTTGGAGAACAGAACAAGGAATTGATGTTCGCCAATGACGAGGAAGCGGTGGCTAGAATTGTGGCGCTGCTGTCCTCTTCGGAGCTGCAAAATCGAATGCGATCGGCCCTTGAAAAACAGGCTCAACTGTTTTCAACGGAGCAGTTTTCCCAGGATATTCGGCAAGCCATTGAAACCTATTTGAAGCAGCGCCCTTGA
- a CDS encoding ABC transporter substrate-binding protein, with the protein MTSDRQARARSSRATPHWIAPPFASGPTAGLGCDCCGLSRRDFLQLTGLFSASLGATLAVGGCQPTQGPAQSSPAASAPATPTAQPPVKIGYLPITDAAPLLVAHARELYQAEGLTAEKPTLFRSWPQVVEAFLARQVNVIHILMPATLWLRYGRKFPAKIVAWNHTNGSALTVLPEINRLEDLGGRKVAVPFWYSIHNVVLQQLLKKAGLKVVRRPKEAKVAANEVNLIVLPPPDMVSALANQAIAGYIVAEPFNAAAENLKTGKILRFTGDVWKDHACCVVLMHEDDLTQHPDWAQRVVQAIVKAQHWSGENRAGVAEILSKEGGKYTPHPKAALIRALTAYDPAVYKAQGAIAHPDWQIDRIDFQPYPFPSYTAELVRLLKETQVEGETQFLQDLDPEWVAQDLVDDSLVKAALAAVGGPAAFRLPENLTRKETIAL; encoded by the coding sequence ATGACCAGCGATCGCCAAGCCCGCGCTCGATCGAGCCGTGCCACCCCCCATTGGATTGCGCCCCCCTTTGCCAGCGGCCCCACTGCCGGCCTGGGTTGCGACTGCTGCGGCCTCAGTCGGCGAGATTTCCTGCAACTCACAGGACTATTCTCAGCCTCCCTGGGGGCAACCCTGGCCGTCGGGGGCTGCCAGCCAACCCAAGGCCCCGCTCAATCTAGCCCCGCTGCTTCAGCCCCGGCGACACCCACGGCCCAACCCCCGGTCAAAATTGGCTACCTGCCGATCACCGATGCGGCTCCCCTGTTGGTGGCCCATGCCCGCGAGCTATACCAAGCGGAGGGACTAACGGCCGAAAAACCAACCCTCTTTCGTTCTTGGCCGCAGGTGGTCGAAGCGTTTTTGGCCAGACAGGTGAATGTCATCCATATCCTGATGCCCGCCACCTTGTGGTTGCGCTATGGCCGCAAGTTTCCGGCCAAGATTGTGGCCTGGAATCACACCAATGGTTCAGCCCTGACCGTCTTGCCGGAAATTAATCGCCTGGAAGACCTGGGCGGTCGCAAGGTGGCTGTACCCTTTTGGTATTCAATCCACAACGTGGTGCTCCAGCAACTGCTGAAGAAAGCAGGATTGAAGGTGGTGCGGCGGCCCAAAGAGGCCAAGGTGGCCGCCAACGAGGTGAATTTAATTGTGCTGCCGCCACCGGATATGGTTTCGGCCCTCGCCAACCAAGCGATCGCGGGCTACATCGTGGCGGAACCTTTCAACGCGGCGGCAGAAAACCTCAAAACAGGCAAAATTCTGCGCTTTACCGGCGATGTGTGGAAGGATCACGCCTGCTGTGTGGTGCTGATGCATGAAGACGACCTCACCCAGCATCCCGATTGGGCGCAGCGGGTGGTGCAGGCGATCGTCAAGGCCCAGCATTGGAGCGGCGAAAACCGCGCAGGTGTGGCTGAAATTTTGTCGAAGGAGGGGGGCAAATATACGCCTCATCCGAAAGCAGCCCTGATTCGGGCCCTAACGGCCTACGACCCAGCCGTTTATAAAGCCCAAGGGGCGATCGCCCATCCCGATTGGCAGATCGATCGAATTGATTTTCAACCCTATCCTTTTCCGTCCTACACCGCTGAGTTGGTGCGCTTGCTCAAGGAAACCCAAGTGGAAGGAGAAACCCAGTTTTTACAGGATCTTGACCCCGAGTGGGTGGCCCAAGACTTGGTGGATGACTCCTTGGTGAAGGCGGCCTTGGCTGCGGTGGGCGGCCCCGCTGCCTTCCGGTTACCCGAAAACCTGACCCGCAAGGAAACGATCGCGCTCTGA
- a CDS encoding rhodanese-like domain-containing protein has protein sequence MSIQEIISEQTVSEITPETLNQWLKTQKITLIDVREVQEFEAEHIAGAVLQPLSQLNGIAWSAELGTVVLYCRSGRRSAEGGQRLLRDRNLPLVHLKGGILAWKAAGYPTVVKNESDSI, from the coding sequence ATGAGTATTCAAGAGATCATCTCGGAACAAACAGTTTCAGAAATCACACCTGAGACACTCAACCAATGGTTGAAAACTCAAAAAATTACCTTAATTGATGTGAGAGAAGTTCAAGAATTTGAGGCAGAGCATATTGCTGGTGCTGTTTTACAACCCTTGAGTCAACTAAATGGGATAGCTTGGAGCGCTGAATTGGGAACAGTGGTGTTATATTGCCGCAGCGGCAGACGATCGGCTGAAGGAGGTCAGCGACTCTTGCGCGATCGCAATCTACCGTTGGTGCATCTGAAGGGAGGAATTTTAGCTTGGAAAGCAGCGGGTTATCCAACCGTCGTGAAGAATGAAAGCGATTCAATTTAG
- a CDS encoding DUF4242 domain-containing protein, which translates to MTLFLVEASILNRHGDEIRTALDQVSKAALATDSELIEAQIGKDLFRLFAILDAQDEVSVRAAFLNSSLTIELVKPVRLVGQDLAAVKNQKDKANYLVEWDLPAGLTMEKYLQRKAEKSPLYAQVPAVSFERTYVCEDLSKCLCFYDSPDEATVKQAREVVGAPIDRLTSLETLD; encoded by the coding sequence ATGACACTATTTTTGGTTGAAGCATCCATATTGAACCGGCATGGGGATGAAATTCGTACCGCTTTGGATCAAGTATCAAAAGCGGCCCTCGCAACCGATTCGGAATTGATTGAGGCCCAAATTGGCAAGGATCTTTTTCGGCTTTTTGCCATTCTTGATGCCCAGGATGAAGTATCAGTGCGTGCGGCTTTTTTGAATAGTAGCCTGACGATCGAGCTAGTTAAACCTGTGCGCTTGGTGGGGCAAGACTTAGCTGCCGTTAAAAACCAGAAGGACAAAGCTAATTACCTGGTGGAATGGGATTTGCCAGCGGGGCTAACGATGGAAAAGTATTTGCAACGCAAGGCTGAAAAATCCCCTCTTTATGCTCAAGTACCGGCAGTTTCCTTTGAGCGAACCTATGTTTGCGAAGACTTGAGTAAGTGTCTCTGTTTTTATGACAGTCCCGATGAGGCAACGGTGAAGCAAGCCCGCGAGGTGGTGGGTGCGCCCATCGATCGGCTCACCAGTCTGGAAACGCTGGACTAA
- a CDS encoding acyl-CoA dehydrogenase family protein, which yields MKTGVVDPQAIRALLAEQAQAVNDGEGYRDSRNSLRLLASVGWLGLGIPERQGGTGGTRLDAIEAIAQTAEDCLTSAFVFWCQRAFAEYLVASDNDKLRQTLLPQVVRADRFGATGLSNAMKHLAGIEALRVQARWQGQRLRLDGHLPWASNLVPGEFLVAVAAETPEGEAIVAVIPANTPGLSRSADLDLLGLRGSNTAALTLEGVEVDRTWVLSDRARQFLPTIRPAFLLLQCGLSLGKARSARRAIRNTLQTRSQVLRGALQQLDHRYDELATQLRQLAALSEFSFAETRHLFEVRIALTRLAVDAITLELEAQGGGAYLNDHATARRWREVAFLPVLTPSLVQLETELARVTPATAITPEIESTISPAIHNPSRTALTTAPGLATGAIPPSIAKTAASRSPSRSEVRR from the coding sequence GTGAAAACTGGTGTTGTCGATCCACAGGCGATTCGGGCTTTGCTGGCGGAGCAAGCCCAAGCAGTGAATGATGGCGAGGGTTACCGAGACAGTCGGAACTCGTTGCGGTTGTTGGCATCGGTTGGCTGGCTTGGGCTGGGCATTCCTGAGCGCCAAGGCGGGACGGGGGGCACGCGCTTGGATGCCATCGAGGCGATCGCCCAAACGGCGGAGGACTGCTTAACCAGCGCCTTTGTGTTTTGGTGCCAGCGAGCCTTTGCGGAATATTTGGTGGCCAGTGATAACGACAAGTTGCGCCAAACCCTCCTGCCCCAGGTGGTACGGGCTGATCGCTTCGGCGCGACGGGTTTATCGAACGCCATGAAGCACTTGGCGGGTATTGAGGCCTTGCGGGTACAAGCCCGTTGGCAGGGGCAACGGTTACGCTTGGATGGCCATTTGCCCTGGGCTTCTAATTTAGTGCCGGGTGAGTTTTTGGTGGCGGTGGCGGCGGAAACCCCTGAGGGGGAGGCGATCGTGGCGGTGATTCCGGCGAATACCCCGGGCCTGTCGCGTAGTGCGGATTTGGATTTGTTGGGGCTGCGTGGTTCCAACACGGCGGCCTTAACCCTGGAAGGGGTGGAGGTCGATCGCACTTGGGTTTTGAGCGATCGAGCAAGGCAGTTTCTGCCAACCATTCGGCCGGCATTCTTGCTGTTGCAGTGCGGTTTGAGTTTGGGCAAGGCTCGATCGGCTCGGCGGGCCATTCGCAACACGCTCCAAACCCGATCGCAGGTATTGCGGGGAGCCTTGCAGCAGCTTGATCACCGCTACGACGAGCTGGCCACGCAACTGCGGCAATTGGCGGCGCTCTCCGAGTTTTCCTTTGCTGAAACGCGGCATCTGTTTGAAGTCCGCATTGCCTTAACCCGCCTGGCCGTGGATGCCATCACGCTGGAGTTGGAAGCACAGGGGGGCGGGGCCTATCTCAACGACCATGCAACGGCCCGGCGCTGGCGGGAAGTAGCGTTTTTACCGGTGCTCACCCCCAGCTTGGTGCAACTGGAAACGGAGTTGGCCCGCGTCACGCCCGCCACCGCGATTACCCCGGAAATTGAGTCAACCATCAGCCCCGCGATCCACAACCCCTCCCGCACAGCCCTGACCACTGCCCCCGGTCTGGCTACGGGGGCCATTCCACCGTCGATCGCCAAAACCGCCGCGAGTCGATCGCCCTCCCGATCGGAGGTCAGGCGATGA
- a CDS encoding ABC transporter permease, whose product MAVGMWQKAGRSGVARQLRGVLGIVSSPLLGLLLGLLLWWALTSPLLHPGAIVGDFSPEKSLTTVLKLLGDGTLEPHIGASLRRVVVGLAAAALIGIPVGIALGLWRPLEQGTSVLFQFVRMVSPLSWMPLAVMAFGIGDAPVYFLLTVAAVWPVLLNAAAGVHSVDRRWLLLARSLCATRWEVIGRVILPAIGPHLFVGLRLAVGVIWIVLVPAEMLGVSSGLGYFILDTRDRLAYSELMAAILTIGAIGYGLDTGLRSLNRLTHYS is encoded by the coding sequence ATGGCGGTTGGAATGTGGCAAAAAGCAGGGCGATCGGGCGTTGCTCGACAACTTCGCGGAGTGTTGGGGATCGTGAGTAGCCCCTTGCTTGGCCTGCTGCTGGGGCTATTGCTGTGGTGGGCGCTCACGTCCCCGCTGTTGCATCCCGGCGCGATCGTGGGGGACTTTTCACCAGAAAAATCGCTCACCACCGTCCTGAAGCTGCTGGGTGACGGCACGTTGGAACCCCACATTGGCGCGAGTTTGCGGCGGGTCGTGGTTGGCTTAGCCGCTGCCGCCCTGATTGGGATTCCCGTTGGCATTGCCCTGGGGCTGTGGCGGCCCCTGGAGCAGGGCACGTCTGTTCTGTTTCAGTTTGTGCGGATGGTGTCGCCCCTGTCTTGGATGCCACTGGCTGTGATGGCCTTTGGGATTGGAGATGCGCCCGTGTACTTTCTGCTCACCGTGGCGGCGGTTTGGCCCGTGTTGCTGAATGCGGCGGCGGGAGTGCATAGCGTCGATCGGCGATGGTTGCTGTTAGCCCGCAGCCTTTGTGCAACCCGTTGGGAGGTGATTGGTCGGGTCATTTTGCCCGCGATCGGGCCGCACCTTTTCGTAGGGCTGCGGCTGGCAGTCGGCGTGATTTGGATCGTGTTAGTGCCCGCCGAAATGTTAGGGGTTAGCTCGGGCTTGGGCTACTTCATTTTGGATACGCGCGATCGCCTGGCCTATAGCGAATTGATGGCTGCGATTTTGACCATCGGTGCGATCGGCTATGGGCTGGATACCGGGTTGCGATCGCTCAATCGCCTCACCCATTATTCCTAG